A window of Gadus chalcogrammus isolate NIFS_2021 chromosome 2, NIFS_Gcha_1.0, whole genome shotgun sequence genomic DNA:
AAACCACTCCTAAACTGCAATTTGGTAAATAGTCCCAAAAAACCAAACTGGCTAAACACAGTTCCTAGCCCATCTTGCATGAAGCCTGCTTTGAGAAAGAGCAACGAGTGTCCTTACGCTGGAGTGAAAAGGAAGCGCTCCTATCGCCGGTCACCCTCTTCTGTTCGTCCGACAGTGACgcctgctgcggctgctgttTTTGTTGTAGGTTTAAGTATTGGTATAACCGTATGTATGGGTGGTCTGTTGGTGCTGGTGTTTGGGACTTGGATGTCTTTGGGCTCTTACTCTCTAGCTGCGGGGCACTGCGGTcgtccaccaccgccaccttcCTCAGCCTGGTGCCAGTGCAGATGTCTGTGAGCAGGGCACCACGACCTTTGGCCTCCTCTCGGTTCAGCTTGGGAGGGGTCGTGTTGGCCTGACGGGAATTTACGGATGTCAAGGGAAATAAAGAGGAGGGAGGGCACATGTTGCTACAGATGCAGCATATTCCGTTTTTATCCTCTTGCAATACCAAGATTGCTTACATTCTTAGTGGGCCACAGTGGGAATCAACCCCTTAAACATTATTTATAGCCGCCTTGTGGGAACTGCACAAGCCAGTGTGGAACCAAAATGCCTGATCACGGCCGTCGCACACAGCTCATACAAGGATTTTTCCCTTTTATCACATCTCTGAAATATTTAAGCTCCTCCAGTAGTTCGTGAACTGCTTTTCCAAAATGGCAAACATAAATGCCATGGCCGTGTGTGGACCGGCCATTTCCCATTTAGCTTTCCCCTGCCCATGTTAAATCAATTCTCTACAAATTCAGGATAGGACAAGAATGTGTGTGGTATGTTACAATACTGTATCTTGCCCTATCACGTCTAATAATACCTCGGATGATGGTTCTTTAAGATTATACACATTCTATCAATTTTTTAACATTAGAAAATATTTTTGAACGCCAACTTCCTCCTTTCATTTTGCTTTGCTTTCAACATTTAAGTCAGTTATGAAACCAGGATATCACCGCAGTACACCAAGTAATGGTCTGCCATCAATAAACAGTACAACCCACTGCCAGGAGGTTTTTAGTGACGTCCCAGCATTAAAATCATTAGAGCAACCAGATCAAGCATGTGTCAATATTTGGACAGTTGGTtgctattttgtcattgtataacggaaagaggggaggggggagcttaCCTGGCTGAAggtggggggtggcgggggaccccctggcggaggaggagggggagggatgggcaTTCTGCCTTTTAACTGTAAGCCCCAATATTGTTACAATTTGttacaatatacacacagcTGGGTcaccctgcaacacacacagacaagaatTTCAGTTTATTAATTGCAACATGTTATCCAAAGATTGATCCATCATTCAGCTTTTGAGACactaaatattattaatattatgctATTTAAATTAATTAACTGCAACGGGCTGTAAACTGCAACTagccaaaaaagcaaatatgCATGGTTCTACCTCGAAGTACAGTATTTAACggtttataaataaatgtatgaatAGTAACCTAATGTAATAACCGACGATTAAGGTTCCATACTGAATCGGATATCAAAGATAGCGTCAATAAAAGCCTCACATACGTTAAATAATGGCCTGTTTTCCACCACTGCTGCTTGGCTAGCTTGGAAATCGAAATTACTTGCAGTTTTAAGGGAAGACAATTTTTTGTTATTcaatttaattcattttctttCACCATTTAATATAACAACATACGTAGGAATCGGTGATAATGACAATGTCATTATAGTATTAAAAAGAGAACATCATAGTTAGCCAAGTGGCTAACCTGCAGGCTAGTTTTAGCATCCCGTGCCAAGGCTTGCAAGCTCATCACCAAAACATGAAGTCTGCATCAACCATACCTGTCAAATGTATTGGTCCATTCGTTGCACCTTTAGGATTTGAAGTCATATCTGTGCCCGTCCAATTTGTCTCTAACCTTTACAAGGGAAAAATTGCGATGCATTTTGCAGAAAAACAAAAGACGATAGGTGTATGGTTGTTGAAGCAAATCCCTGTATATTGCGCTTAGCCCCACGCACGAATGAATGTTAGCGGAAatgcactgctgtgtgtgttgtgcatatATGATCAACATCTCAGtaatcaggggggggggcatgtagCTAGATGTTTTATTAATAAGGAAGAAAGTACGTTGTTTTTAATAGACGATGTAAGAACAATTGTTTGGCTTCGTTGAATATACTTTATTCTCAGAAATTCCTAGAACAGAAAGCGAGTATGTGAATGGCTAAATGATTGGTCGGAAGTGACGCATCACTCTCTGCAAACCAATCATAGCAAGAGTTGCCCCGCCGTTATTTGAAAATACAAATGGCGACTGTTCAATCGTAAGTCATTTTTGTATACAGTCTATTATTAAACAAACATAGCATATCAACGATGTTAACAATGACATGTGGTTAAAGCTTAGTTCAatactttatatttgtgttcAGTTTTCTAAGAGAGTGGCAGTGATGTAGACAGCAAAGGCTTAGCTATAGAGGCTAACAATTAATAGCTACTATAAATATTTTAATGTCGAATTGTAAGGTGGTTTAGTGACGTGGGCAAACATTTTATGGCTTTAAACAATGGCTTCGAACGTAGTGGTTCCAGTCTTTTCCTTATTTCTGCTAATTATTGTGTATTGACAATTCTTTCTCTCAATTATTCCATCCGTGTGAACAGTTGGGGGATATCCCTAAAACAACGTAAACACTTGGGCTACTGCGATTCTATAACTGTCAAATTACACCTGTTTGTATCAGTAtctttatctattattttgacagtgcttgttgtgtttgtggagcTTCTATTGTCGGGAAATATCTTTATGTACTGCATACCTGTAATTAAAGTACTATTGAGATCAGTTCAACCTTAGTGCACGATTAATCGTATATATAAATACTTGAACATAAAGTTGtgtattattaatgttaatGCATTCCATTTAGAGCAATCTACGGAAGCCACGGTTATGTTCAAGCAtaatgtttaatgttttattcagaACTACATTTACAGCCAAGATGGATGTATTAAGAAGAGATGATCCATTGACCAAATGCATCTTGATGTCTTTGGTTGTTTAACGCAAGATCTATACTTATATTTATTAAAGGGTTCTGGAGAGATGTGACCCGGCATTCTTGGACCTCTATGGGGACCCGGAGCAGTCTGAATATGTGGAGGCGGACAGGATGCTTCTACAACTGATCGTATGTTTACAAAGTATACTTACCTGTCATGGCTTATGGAGGTCTCCATCTTGTCAAGTGTACATCACTTACTTTCAGTTTTCCAATTTTGTGATTGGTGGATTTGTTGATGATTTTCCTATTTGTGTGGAAAATAAACGCATCAATGTTGTTTATTCAATgtctctgttttgtgtgtgtacgtgtaggaCAACCGTCGCATCAAGAAGGTTCTATGGAGACAGATGTCTGTCTTTGACTCAATGTTGTCCGATTTGGAGGGGTCAGACTCTTTACAGCAGCTACTGACACAGTCTTTCCCACCCAAACCTGGTAGGCTGACCTCTcccctttctttcttcctctcacaTTTAAAGGGCCTCTTATGCCTCAAATCAAAAATGACTAAATTTTGCTCATCTTGCTGTTTCATTTCCTTTTGCAATTTTCCTTTTTCCTAAGCAGTGTCCTTGGAGGCAGTTACATGGTTCTATAGTCATGAATCTTGTCTCTAAAAGGTTCGAAAAGTGATAGAACACGATAACTGTACATTTTGGCCAGAAGCAACGGTTTATAATATACGCTGTGATTATAGGCTACCTGTAATGCTACACTGGTGCAGTAATATTATCAGCTGCTTCTTACTGGGTAGGGTAAACTGCAAAGATAGCCTAAGAATCACTGCGCTGAAAAATGGAAGGAATTGCATTTAAAGAAAATGCCCCTCTGTTTATAATTGAAGACAGCAAGGCGTGTTCAAGATGGAAGGCCCTGAAGGCGGAGACCAGACTTGTGGAAGAGGAGATAGAGGTCCTGATTGATGGTTTGCTGACGAGAGAAGAGCAGATTGTCAGCAAGCGACTCAGACTCGTGCATCTAGTCAAGGAGCTGACGGAGAAGGTGAACATGCTCTTGAGCTAGGGCTGCAATGATCTGGAGATAAATAATCATAGATCCTTTTCATAATTTATTTATCGTTAGTAATTTAtcaagtccaataacaaacaattGCAGATTAATGTTGCAGTTCAGTTCAAATACTTGATTCTTTGGTTCTTCATAACTCAACAGAAGCATCAAAGCAAAAAGCTGGAGATGGCGCTACAGAAATCCTACAatgctttgcatgtgtgtgacggTCAACTGGCAATTCTGAAGGCTGAGTCCGAGGCAGCAGTCAATTTTCTCGACAAATGGCAAAAAGTAGCAGAAGAGTGAgtgataaaataaattaataagagAACGGCCAGGGTCATACTGAAGAGAAATAATTACTTGGAAATTATATATCAAAGCCTTCCTATTTCTTAATCCCAAACAGTAAAGTTTCCTTGTTTGGCTGCcaatttaaaatgtatgcatatcCTGACACTAAATCACAACCAAATAACCGACGTGATTTTAGCATCTGTGTTTTATATcttatgtgagtgtttgttaaTTAATCTGAAACATCCACCAGGCTCCGAGGCTGCACGTCGGCCACAAAGGACCTCATGCAGACCAAGTTGCTGCagtccaaccaatcagagctggtTGTGGAACAGAGGCCCCTCCTCGCTGGAGGCCAGGTCTCCAATGATCTGTTGCCTTTGAGGCTGTCAGTCACCTGGTGCCCTGATGACCGATTCAAATTGCAGGTTAATGGACGTGTGTTTAATCAATAGATAAAGATAATCAATCATTTTTATGTCAAATCTTTGGCTCAATTCTCCCTGCGTCTGTGTCCTGGACCACAGCAGGTGGCTTATGAAAAGAAGGGATTATTGTTTGGGTAAcggtctctatctctctgcagGTGAACCAGGGTAAGGCTGGTCTGGAAGAGAACTGCATGAAGGGTCGTCTGTCTGAGCTGCCCGCCGCCATGCTGGAGGTGAGGCAACGCTACAGCAGCCAAGGGGAAATGCTGGGCGAGATACAGACTCTGCACAGCAGGTAAGGCACACATATAGAAGACACCCTAAATATATATCCGGCAAATAAACCATCACATATCATCAACTAGGTGGACTTGCAAGTGATTGATGCGAGAGATTACAATGGACAAATGTTTATGCGAACATAAATGTCACAAGCAAGAATTTATCTGACTTTACCTACATTCCAACTAAACAATGGGAAATCGTTTTGGCCTATCATTTTATGCTGATGATATTcttaagaaataaaaaaatatatatatatatacctgtgtgtatgtatgtatggatatattatatatatatatatatatatatatatatatatatatatatatatatatatatatatatttattgacaAAAAATTGACATAATCGCTCTACTCAGTGGTGGGTGTAGTATGGATGAGTGGAAAGAATAATGTTGGGGTCTTGTATGGTGTAAACAGAACTTAACATAAGCCCAAAAGGCACCAAATAAAGAGGaagcagacagagagcgagggtCGTCCCACACGACATAGCTTCTTTTAAATGACCACATGCATAGTAAATGTATTGTACAttgtgcaatatatatatatactgagtAAAACATGATTATACACTTATTTTTCTGTAGTTTTGCCATAGACTGGCGGCCGGCTCAGAAGCTGCTGGTGTACCTGAAGTCGGCCTCTGTGGTGTGTTCCCTGGAGGTCGAGGAGGGATACCCCAGGACGGGACATGTGTGTCTGGTCTCCATACGCAGGGACGCACTGCCCATTGACACCTCCATGCTGCAGGTACCCTTCAAGACTTACACCCCTGGAGTCTGTTTCTCTTCAGTAGCAAGCTAAATACAAATGAATAAACATTCATGTTGGAATATTAAgtatattttactttattttaccttttattTTTACACATTACCAGAAATTTAGTACCAAGTAATTTCTAAAGAAAAATTTAATTGTGGATATTATACGTGTGTTCTTGAATGATGGTCTTTTCTGTCTGTTTTTCAGCCTCCTAAGAAAAAAATGAGCCTTACAGAGTGGCTAGTTTTCCTTTCCACTAGTCCCCTCGTCTGAAGAAAATGCTTTGTTTCTCAAGATTTTTACCAGACCTGTCCAAAATGTTGTACCTATTTTCCTGAattcatctcttcctctcctccttgacTACATTTTTCCTGTTTATAATTGTTGTATCTTCCCTGTGGTATTTATCACCTGTTCTTTTATAGGTTGGAGTTAGTGCATTATTCCACATGTTAGCGTTTGGTGCTTCACTTATGAAGTGATGTGGAAGTTTTCTacttaaaaatataattttataaataaaaatgtacacCTTATCCCATTGATGGCCCATTGTTCttcaatattatatattatattatattatatttatgttcAATCTTTGAATTCTGTACGCTACACTTTTCTAAACTAAACTACGTAATTAACGTATGCAGTACTATTTTCACACCACTAGATAGAGCGGTTACATTGTCATTGTGTTGAGCTGTCCCTATGGGACTCCGGACAGTCTCCTCCCTTGCGACAGATAGCAAACATGCGTCGTACACGAGTTTGGGTGGCACATCCAGGCAATTACGTCATCTCTACGTTTTACACTAGGGTGGATAACCTAAACATATGGGTATGGTTTGAGTTTTAGCAGGACAAATATTCAGGTTTAAAACCATTCAcacttgttttatttagtttttttctcaAATGTCCAGGTATGACTGAATAACCAATATACTCACGACATAGTAGGTATGGTGTTAAAGTAGCCCAAGACCTATGACTGCATAAAAGATAAATATAGTTCCACACACATTGTAACAAGTGAGGGAATGTAGAACCTAGAGTTGAGAAAAACCTATAAACTTATTCAATAATTGAATATTACAATAGTCAAACACATTAAACacgaatatatttaaaaaacgcAACACCCAAAAAGGTTTATGGAAAGGGGTTAGAATTGTTTCTGTAGATGGTATTATATTTATGTAGTCCGGTCTGAGTtcatctccttccctcttcccCTGTCCATAACCAACGACGACATGGATTGGTCGGTACGGTTTCTGAAAATCAGTTTCAACCGACCAATGAGCGCAGAGGAAGAATGATATTTATTACGCGGCGGTGATTTGACCTACATCTTCCGTGCGAGTCGCAAATCGTCTCGGGCACACCGTGAGGCTCTCACTGCTGCTCGCGACTCTCGCAGGTATTTTTAAGTTAGTCCTGTCGAATACAGAGAGGTCATAATCACAGCAACTGCCATTGAAATGCTAAGGTGGAAGTACTTCTGAGAAATACTTATGTTGAACAACGATGACTGTATGCAGACCTCTGAACACCAGCTCACAGCTCAATATTGAACATACATACAATGTTTAACCTTTAAGCATCAGCAGACTATAAAGAAAAAATGTAAGCAAGCAGAATTAAGTGCGATGTAGAAGAAGACTAATGTCTGACCAAGACACCAGAATTACGTCACCTATAGGCTACTCAGTTTGAGATAAAAATGTAATGAGTGCACGGGCACCCGATTTAATGAATAGGCATTATCTTTATTCTAGATATGTTACATCATGTCCAGCCTCAACGAGAAACATAATAGTTAGCCTACCTCCACTCCTTTAAACCCTTTCCCAGCCCATACATTCGCCTTCTCTGACCTCATCCTGTGGCCTTTAGAATGTTTTGATTTAAACTACAGGCATTCAAATGACAGACCGCGATCTGTGATCTGATAACCGACAGTTGGCCAAGGGCCTTATTCGCCTACCGGCCACCTTGGTTCCATCTTGTTTCTAAATGCTCTGACATGTTGGACACAGTATTCAGGTGCCCTACCCCGCTTGAGTTTGTATTCTAACCACGTCGGAACCCAAGATTGCCGCTACATAATTAAGGAACATTGCCGAATGCAAACACAGTATATTCTCCCCCATAGATGTGCTGTGGTTGGCTATTGTAAAGCTGTCCAATACCAACACTGAAGGAGTCTAGAGGCAGATGGTGGTTTTCATAATTTTCCTATAAGACACCTTATGTACTTTAAAGCTACTTCAATGCCTTTCTTCAATTCATTTTATAATACTAATGATTTAGGGAGCTTTTAGTTGGACCAGgtgttgggagtgtgtgtggattatggctggtttaagcagcctcacctgacaGAGGGATTGGACCctggggctgggtggggctgcacacctgtaGAGATATCACACATTGTGTTATCTGTGTGCACAGCCATCTCCCCACGCACTCCGGGGAGATCTCCTTGATGGCAGCGGAGCACCCATTATCATGTTTATTATCACACCTTTGCAATAAATCCGATTTTATCACCACCCTACTTTGTCCTTTGGCTGGAGGAGCCCGGAAGATGTCCACTAGGTGAAGCACGGCAGCCAGGGGGTGTGTAGTATGGGAATTGCTCCTCTGGgctgaggctgcttaaaccagccaccATCCACACTCCGCCACAGGTATTTCTAGATTTGACTACATTTTGTTAACTTTGTCCTCCTCAAGTTAAACAAAGTTAAAGGTAAAAGAATATGGAAaataacaatacattttttCTTACAGATcaaagatctttttttttttcaagtaatAATGCTTTtacaacataaatacatacaatcaGGATATTTCAATTCTGTATAATGCATTTCATACATACAAGAATgtttatatctttatatatctGTGCCCCACTCATATAATATTTGCACTATGAGCATATTTCAaattaacaaaatatatatatttatatatttaagtgTTAAATACAGAATTTTAAAAACGTTTCAAGTATATTTGTATTCATGGTGATTTGTTGACAGTTTGTTACATGGTATTTATGTGTGATAACGTCACACTACTGCATAATGTATCAACTGCATACTGCATTTGAACTGTTTTATAATGCATACATGCAGTCCagcctattgtgtgtgtgtgtgtgtgtgtgtgtgtgtgtgtgtgtgtgtgtgtgtgtgtgtgtgtgtgtgtgggtggatagATGGCAATCTTCTCTCAGTAAAGTAGGCAGGGTTCCTCCAGATAAAGGTGGTCTTCAGAGGATTGTTCTGGTCTATTGTGGTTCCGGCAGAACGTTTTCTGCTCAGTACAATTCTGTCCTCATCAGTTTCAAGTCTTTTTTTGTTGAAGAGATCCATCTATTAAAGCAGATGTACTCAGTCTTCAGGGGCctcacagggggcgggggggggggcactgaagTGCCAAACTGAAGTGCCACTTCAGTTTACATTTTGACAGCTGCTTATTTTACCCAGGTTACACAATGTCCAAACTCTCCAGCCAACCTTAGCATCTAGTACACTCACTAGACCTGTGGTTTTCCGCGATATCATCACTGTGCGACAGCAGTTTCTCCTTTTTGAA
This region includes:
- the si:dkey-225f5.4 gene encoding uncharacterized protein si:dkey-225f5.4 translates to MATVQSVLERCDPAFLDLYGDPEQSEYVEADRMLLQLIDNRRIKKVLWRQMSVFDSMLSDLEGSDSLQQLLTQSFPPKPDSKACSRWKALKAETRLVEEEIEVLIDGLLTREEQIVSKRLRLVHLVKELTEKKHQSKKLEMALQKSYNALHVCDGQLAILKAESEAAVNFLDKWQKVAEELRGCTSATKDLMQTKLLQSNQSELVVEQRPLLAGGQVSNDLLPLRLSVTWCPDDRFKLQVNQGKAGLEENCMKGRLSELPAAMLEVRQRYSSQGEMLGEIQTLHSSFAIDWRPAQKLLVYLKSASVVCSLEVEEGYPRTGHVCLVSIRRDALPIDTSMLQPPKKKMSLTEWLVFLSTSPLV